Within the Natranaeroarchaeum sulfidigenes genome, the region ATGGGCTTTCAGTCGGGTGCAGATAGCGTTCAGCAGTCCGTCGTCTCTGCCATGGGCGGGGAGGGCGGGCTTGAACGAACCCAGCTCGGCGGCGCGTTCGTCGCTCTTGGGATGTTCTTTATCGGGCTGGCCGTCCTGACCGGCTCGCGGAACGCGCGCGATCTCACACGCCCGTCGTCACGCCCCGATGTCGTGAAGATCTGGGTGGTCGGCGGCGCGGTACTCGTCGTGCTGGTCGTCGCCGCGACCGCGGCGATGGTCGTGCCCGCGGGGATTCAGGAGTACGGCGTGGCAAGCTCGGAGACGCCCGAAGACGATCCGCTGGTGATCGAGGCGGGCGGCAGTTCGACGGTCGAGCATACCGTGCGAAACGACGGTTTCGTCCCCGTTGTCGTCTTCTTCGAGCCCGGCGAGGACGTCACGACCGATCCGGATCGGACGTGGGTGAGCCGCGGCGCTACCGCCGAGACCAGCGTCACGCTGTCAGTCCCCGAGGAGGAAGGAAGATACACACGTCACGTCACCGAGCACCGCTATCTCGTGGTGTTGCCACCCTCGCTGATCGCGGGACTGCACTCGATTCATCCGCTGGTCGCGCTGTTGACCATCAACGCCGTGATTTCTATCGGCGGGCTGGCCGCGATCGTCGCCCTGTTCGGAACGGGCGATATCCGGCTCAGGTCGGGCAAAGACGTCCCGCTTGCATATCGACTCCGACGGAAGCTCCGCAAGTGGCTGTGACTTCGCCCCAATGATTTTCCAACAAAATTATATCATGGGAATGCGGTATTACGAACGACTCGTGCCCGACGGTCGACGGAACACGGTGCAACACGCCGGAGACCGACGACTGTCACACCAATTACAATGCCACTGATCGACGACCCTCGCGCGAAGCTACTGATCGCAAACCACGGGCGGAACCTGATGATCGCGCTCGCAGTCGTCGGAGTGATCGCGCTCGTCGTCGCGGCGGGCATCGCGTTGACGCCACCGACCACGACCGCGACCGAGCAGACTGACCAGCAGTCGATCGAGACGACCGGGATGATCAGTGCCGAGGTCGTCGACGAGGAGGAATGGAGTGGCGTCTCCAGTGACGGATCGACGTATCTTATCGAGGCCTCACCAGTCGTCGACATCGAACCCCAGACGTCTGCGCCGGATGGGACTGCGGTAACCCACGAGGTAACTCTGCAGATCGAGGGGACCCGTGACGGTGACGTGTTCTGGAACGAGGAGGAGGTACTCATCACCGAAGAGACGACTGTCGAGGACGGCGACGCGACCACGACTACCTCGGTCGACGTCGAGGAACTGCAGGAACGACTCGCCGAACTGCAGGAACGACTCTCCGGAGTGGGGAGCGTCGAAACGACGATCCACCTGCGGACAGAGTACGATACGGGAACCTACGAGGGTGACCTTACAACGAGCAGTGAGCTGGAGGTAACCGACCGCGCCTACTGGTTCGAGTCGGACCTGACCGACTCGGAGACCCGTGATACGACGAGAACGGTCGAGGAGACCGGCTCGCCGAACTGGATGGCCGTCTCGTTGTTCAGTCTCATCGGACTGTTCTTCCTGACTGCGGCTGGAACAGTTCGGGCGACCAATCCCGAGGAGATGGATATCGCGGCGATCAAACAGGAGATCCACCGGCGTCGGTACGCCGACTGGATCTCGACGGGCTCGATCCCGATGTGGGTCGGCAACAACTATATCGAACTCGACACGCTCGAAGACGTGGTCGACGTCGCGATCGACACGAAAGAACGAGTGGTACACGACCGGCGCCGGGACCTCTTTGCGGTCATCAACGGGAACGTCGTCTACTACTACAGCAAGGTCGGCGACTGGGACGAGGGGGCCTGGCCCAAATTGAACCTTCCAGAAGCCGAGGAGCCGGTCAACGTCGCGGGCGGCGCGACGAGTCCTCCGGGCGAAGCACCCAGGGATGAGGACAGTGGGGACGACGACTCCGAGTCATCCGATAGCTGGGACGAGGACGTCTGGCGGAACTTCTAGCAGTTTTCGGCCGCTTCAAGCGCATCTTCGCCGTCCTCGAACCGCTGGTCCGCTTCGACGAAATCCCCCTGATCGGCCGCGTCGGCCGCGGCCGCGAACTCCTCGGCGGCCTCACCGAGATTGTCGGCACGACACTGGGCCTGATCGAATTCCGCATCGAACTCTCCGTCGGGTCGTGGCTCCGCGTCGAGTGCTTCGGATGCTGCTGTGAACTCCTCCTGTGCCCCGGAGAACGCAGCGCTTGCGGCCTCGAAGTCCTCGTTTTCGAACTCCGCTTTGCCGTCCTCCAGCAACTCTCGCCCATCGAGCATTGACTCGTGGCTCGATGACAGGCGAAAGAGCGAGTCGCTGCGGCCTGTCGCCCGATCGAACTCCCCATCGAGTTCCTCGTGAGCGTCGGACCGACCGTCGGTGAACGTCGAATTTGCCGCGTCGAACGCCGCGGTTGCATCGGCGAACCCACCGCGCGCATCGTCGTACTCTTCGGCACTGAACTGCTCCTGTGCGGTCTCAACGTACTCGACCCCATCGAGCAGCGTCGCGTAGCCCGTGGTTAGCACGTCGAAGCCGTCGGTGAAGGCAACGAGTTCGTCGAAGCCGTCGGTAACGGTCTCGAACTCGGCGTCGAGGTCGGTCAGCGTTGACTCGTCGGCCGAATCACGGTACTCGGAGCCCGCCGTTCGCGCACTCACCGCCCGTTCGATCGGATCACGGGCCCCGGTGATACTCTCCCGGAGTCGATCGATATCGTCGGGGTCGAACGACTCGTCGGAGTCCGCGAGTTCGGACGCACTGTCGAGCAGCTCGACGAACATCTCGATCATCGACTCGACGATTCCGACGTACGCCTGAGCGGCTACGATCTCTGTTTCGTGGCTTCCATCGTCGTCGGCTTCGGCGTCATCGAGCGCAGTTCGGGCCTCGGCAAGTCGGTCGCGAGGCTCGTTCTCATCGAACTCGATCCTGTCCGGATCCTCGAAGTCCGTTTCGACACTGTCGAGCGACAGCGCAGCAGTGTTTGCCAGCCCGACGGCGGTACGGATGTTGTCGGTAACTTCGTTCGCGGGATTACGTTCTGGGGCCGTCTCGTCGTCGAGGACGCCGGTGCAGCCTGCGAGGGGTCCCGTCACGCCAACACCAGCGGCGGCGAGAAATCGTCGTCGTTCCATACCCGCAATCAACCGGTGAACAAACTTAACAATTGTCGCCGCTCGGCTATCGGGGAGTTACTAGGTGATCTCCGTAGTTCCCACGCTGTCGTCAAAAAGAGAGCGCCAGTGTTCTATCGCTACCGGGTGGTGCAGCAATCGCCGTTAGCTTCAACGATTCCTTTAGATTCGAGCGTTCGGAGCGTCTCGAACAGCACCAGTTTCTGCATGTTCAGCCGATCGCTCAGCTCGTCGACGGTGTGGGGGCCGTCGGCGTCGAGTGCCATGTAGACGAGTTTGGCCGTCGGCGTTTCGATCTCGCTCGGAAGCGGCCTCGGCGTGTACGTCGTCGCAGTGGGGCGTCCGAGGCTCATCCGCTCCACTCACCTCCCATATCGCCCGCAATGTTCGAGCGCCAGGTGTCAAACTCGCTCTTGCACTCGGTGCTCGTGTGAATGTGGTCGACGAACCCCGCGCCGGGGTCGGTGAGTTCGGCGTCGCAAAACGGACAGGTTGACGGGTCCCTCCACGATGTCGAGGCGCTCTGGCTCATGTGTATCTGTTACTAATGGGGAACTCGAATATAAACTTAGGTCCATATGTATCCAATGTCTCGATTTTCCTAGTACGTGTATTATTGTTGTTTGTATAACTGGCACATGACACACTTTGCTCCACGGGGAGACACCGAAAAAGACAGGTCCTAACACCGTTCGGCACCATCGACAGATATGCGAACGAGTCTGAACATTCCCGAAGACGTGCTCGCGGAGTTCGACGCTGTCTGGCAGGCCGAGGGGTTTGATTCACGCTCGCGGGCGGTTCGTGAGGCGATCCAGGAGTACGTCGAGGCGCACTCGAAACTGGAGGAGATGTCGGGATCGGTGGCTGCGGTGATCGTTTTCGATTACGAACACGAAGAGGTGATCCGCGAACTCCACGGAATCCAACACGACTACCAGGATGCGATCAACGCGACCAGTCACGTCCACGAAGGCGAGTGGTGTCTGGAGACTGTCTTCTGTCGGGGGGATGCTGCCCGAATTCGGAAGCTGGTCTACGATCTCCGGGATTTCGACGGTGTGGGTCGTGTCAAACTACTCTCGTTGCGCAACCTTTAGTCCTCAGGACTGACTGGGGATTCCACCAACATCGTCGATCGGCTGAAGCGAGTAATCGACGGTCAACACGCCGTCCACCGTCCGGACGCCCGAAACGACATCGGACACATCCTCGATAGTCCCCTCGATGACGAACAGCTCCATACAGTAGCGCTCGCCGACGTGACCGTGAACGTTCGAGACGATCAGCGATTCGTACTCGTGACGCAAGTGGGTCACCTCGTTTTCGACATCAGAGCTCCCATACTCGAAGAGCACGGTAACGGTTCCCATCAGCTCCCGACCCTGAAGTTCGGGATCGTCGAACTCCCCGATGAGTCCCCG harbors:
- a CDS encoding signal peptidase I — translated: MTLRSYVEWALGILLVVVVLALLLGQLLGQPVLLGFVSTGSMEPTMSAGDGFVAVPSLVADDTSEGDVVVFEAEELHGGGLTTHRVVGETDEGYITRGDANPFTDQDGDEPPVSDGQIVAHALQVGDTVVTIPHLGTVVMGFQSGADSVQQSVVSAMGGEGGLERTQLGGAFVALGMFFIGLAVLTGSRNARDLTRPSSRPDVVKIWVVGGAVLVVLVVAATAAMVVPAGIQEYGVASSETPEDDPLVIEAGGSSTVEHTVRNDGFVPVVVFFEPGEDVTTDPDRTWVSRGATAETSVTLSVPEEEGRYTRHVTEHRYLVVLPPSLIAGLHSIHPLVALLTINAVISIGGLAAIVALFGTGDIRLRSGKDVPLAYRLRRKLRKWL
- a CDS encoding DUF5305 domain-containing protein, with protein sequence MPLIDDPRAKLLIANHGRNLMIALAVVGVIALVVAAGIALTPPTTTATEQTDQQSIETTGMISAEVVDEEEWSGVSSDGSTYLIEASPVVDIEPQTSAPDGTAVTHEVTLQIEGTRDGDVFWNEEEVLITEETTVEDGDATTTTSVDVEELQERLAELQERLSGVGSVETTIHLRTEYDTGTYEGDLTTSSELEVTDRAYWFESDLTDSETRDTTRTVEETGSPNWMAVSLFSLIGLFFLTAAGTVRATNPEEMDIAAIKQEIHRRRYADWISTGSIPMWVGNNYIELDTLEDVVDVAIDTKERVVHDRRRDLFAVINGNVVYYYSKVGDWDEGAWPKLNLPEAEEPVNVAGGATSPPGEAPRDEDSGDDDSESSDSWDEDVWRNF
- a CDS encoding helix-turn-helix domain-containing protein — its product is MSLGRPTATTYTPRPLPSEIETPTAKLVYMALDADGPHTVDELSDRLNMQKLVLFETLRTLESKGIVEANGDCCTTR
- a CDS encoding DUF7501 family protein, yielding MSQSASTSWRDPSTCPFCDAELTDPGAGFVDHIHTSTECKSEFDTWRSNIAGDMGGEWSG
- a CDS encoding CopG family ribbon-helix-helix protein — protein: MRTSLNIPEDVLAEFDAVWQAEGFDSRSRAVREAIQEYVEAHSKLEEMSGSVAAVIVFDYEHEEVIRELHGIQHDYQDAINATSHVHEGEWCLETVFCRGDAARIRKLVYDLRDFDGVGRVKLLSLRNL
- a CDS encoding CopG family ribbon-helix-helix protein, producing MPVVSISLPEELLESVDSFAEDRGYTGRSEVFRQSVRGLIGEFDDPELQGRELMGTVTVLFEYGSSDVENEVTHLRHEYESLIVSNVHGHVGERYCMELFVIEGTIEDVSDVVSGVRTVDGVLTVDYSLQPIDDVGGIPSQS